In Tachysurus fulvidraco isolate hzauxx_2018 chromosome 9, HZAU_PFXX_2.0, whole genome shotgun sequence, the sequence agctgcacgcatcagattccaagcactgatgctggcctacaaagccaaaaatggacaaCCTCCATCTTACATATCAGATCAATATCAGGATGGATTCATTCATAGAGACTTTAAAAGGACTTCTTTAAATCACTTTGGATAAAGTCTTCCGCCAGATGACCAAAATGcaactgtaaatgttttttaatgaaggtGTCTgattagattattagattaataacaactctccactgaacatcgacAGATCACCTGTAGAGATTGTCAAGAGTCAATACCTAGCGGAGAATTttacctggtcactcaacaccagctccatcaccaataaAGCCCAAcagtgtctctacttcttatgaaAGCTGAGATAAGCCCATCTTCCTCCCTCAGTACTGACTACGTTCTACAGaaggaccattgagagcattctgagcagctgcatcactgtctggtttgggaactgcaccatctcaggtcacaagaccctgcagcagatagtgaggacagctgagaagatcattggagtctctcttccctctatcatgtaCATTTAAACAACACACTGCATCTGCAAGGCCAACGGCATTGTGTATGACctcacacatccctcacacacactcttcaccctcctgctgtctggaaaaaggtaccgaagcattcttgtattttttctttgcactgtcttttgtcctgcactgatgGAAATCTTGTCTACATGTCAAGtgaataattgtataaattgtttaaaattgaaaaaaggGTAACTTCTTTAAAACGTACAGAAGTAGCGTCATCCTCAATGATGAGTCCAGTTTTCAGCTTTGCCCAAAACCTGGTCATCTAATCTAAACTCTGAGTTTTTggttacagaacagctgaaatgagttagttttatcaactctaAATTGACTGACTCAATTCAACAGTATTGAGATGATAAAGTCCCTGAGATGATGGATGTGTTGAAAGTGTTCAGCATGAGCAGGCTGTGATTAAGAGTGCTGAGATGAGCACAGCACTGTCTTTAATTGGGTTATTCTTTAATTGTCTTtagagaagcagcagcagctctgagcTACAAATGTGTCCTAGTGACAAAATTCCAGtgaagaaatgagaaaataaagttATGATGAAAATGAGGACCATGTGGTAAGAAAGATCTGAATACATGAAAATCTGACCCCTACACATCTCCAattgatttttaataataataataataataatattaaaaaatgtaagcaGCACAGATGTGGGTAATGCACTTGCTTTATCTTGAAATGCATAATAGATCAATGAAattacatttgtgtggaaatttCTGCTCTATTTTACACCAAACACTCACTCAAGTTTACAATTGTAGCTGACAAAGAAGTGTAAGTGTAagtctgaaagtgtgtgtgtgtcagagagaaagagagagagagagagagagagagagagagagagagagagagagagagagagagagagagagagagagagagagagagatgaaagtgaaatattttcgATCAATTTCCTCATTTtattagtgacgtgacatacggctaagtatggtgacccatactcagaatttgttctccgcatttaacccatccaaagtgcacacacacagcagttgaacacacacaccatgacacacacccggagcaattGGCAGCCATTTGTGCAGCGGTGCCTGAGGAGTTTTGGGGGATCAGtgacttgctcaggggcacctcagttgtggccagcccgagactctaacccccaaccttagggttaggagtcagactctctaaccattagacgaCCCATCCCCCCCCCCGCCCAAGTCATTTgtgattttatatttacatgtattttatttaccatTATTACCAGAAACAAGTAACTGTGTCTTTATGTGCTGACCAAGACAAAAAATAACATCTTCTAAAAATTGTGTACGTTCCtaaatgttcaataaaaaaCTTCTTTCACAAATCACAAAATCTCATTATGGAGACATGTAtgtaatatttgtattattatttttatttgaatttatcaGTAAGAAATACACAGAAAAGCAAGAGTACAATATTTAAGTTACACCATTTTCCACTTAAAATCAAAAGTATGTTTTGGTCTTGTTACTAAACAACAAGGTAgattattatgtatattataaagaTGGTTATACAGGtgtcattaaataataaataataacaataaataaatcaataaataaatttaatacataatataatatatataatcttatattacataaatatatgaGTTGTAATCAGCTTATCAACATTACTAgtctaatattataataaatatctaTCTTGTGTCACTGCCAAagattcacaaaaaaaataaataaatcaaggcTCAGAAATTCAACCATTTTAatacatatttgtatttaaatagaaattaattgAATTTTCCTATAAGACccataacaaaataaactatcacagttatttaaatcttttatagTATTACAGCAAGTTATTaacaatttaaaatcagttattttatcatattttctGTAATCTTTTAACAGCTGACATGTTTGCCCAGTTAGCAATTACACaaaaatcaatatatatatatatgtatatatttacattattcttAAATTATTTCTACTATGTGCtaattaaatattctaaaagtAAAATGTGACTGTTGAAGCAAGCAAACTTAAAACAATTGTATGAATATTGTAAAGTTTTGGAAACTGGAATAAGAAAGATTACTGCAGAAAATTAGtcaaaaaaatctattcaaaaAGGAGAATCAATTGAGGGCAATTAGAAAGTAACAGACATCACAAAAGGAATcacattaaattaatttttaagcTAAAATGATCTCCAAGTGTTTGTCCCATCAGCCTCCACGCAGACGGAGGGTCATATGAATGGTGCTTCCAGAAACAATGCCGTAATCCTGCAGCTTCCTGCCAGATTCAAGCTGTCGACCGCTGTAGATCAGCCGCTGCTGGTCCTCTGGTACTCTATCTTTTTGGCGTACCTTTTTCATCAACTGATCAACAGTTTCATCGTCAGTGATGTCATATGTCTTCATCTGTCCCTTCTCATTCTTCACAAACACCTGAAGCGGCACGGGAGAATTGGAGATCAGCAGCATCACCGTGGCCCCTGAACTCAGACCATAACTGCTCACAGTCTCCTGGTCATTGTCCAGCTGCACGACACACCCATTGGTGACAGAAAGCCTCAGCCGTGAAGGTCTTGCATTAAAGATTTGGGCGACTTTTTGCTTGAGTGCACCAATCGTGTCACCTGGATTCACTTTCACGGTCTTTGTTTCCCCACTCAGGACTTTGATGATGAGCTCCATAATATCCTCTTCTTAATGAcctttgcaaaaaataaaaaataaaagcagatttGTGTCATTTAAGGAACTTTTTGCACTTAAGTTACAAGGCTAATGGAAGCTTATGAGCACTAttcatgtgattaacatgtaaCTAGATCAATCAAGTAAAGTGACTGGGGATGTAAAATGTCTGCCAGCAGAGTTTACAGCTATGTCATGTACATGGGCTGGAACACGGATGGTACTGTACTCTCAAGTGTACACTTTTTATCACCTTTAGCGTGAACGTTGTATATATGATGTGGCTCTAAAAGATAATTACACTTAAATGATGTGCCATAGATATGTTATGGTGCATTAAATCTATATTTCCAAGTGGAGTTTTATATACAATCAGAAGATAACCACATCACCCAGTGGAAAGCTACAGTTACTGAAAAGGAACAaaactttttatattaatataaatacttTTGATAATAATGATAGTTATAACCttctattacattttttacCTTCAGCTCATCAAACATTCAGAAAACTTTTTCCTTCATATTTTAACACTGATTATTTGCCATCTTAATAAGTTTATTCAGCTGCTCGCATTGTGAAGCGCGCATATTATTTAAAAGTACAATATTTGAAACCAAGTTAAACTTACCTCCTTTACAGGTGATGTATTTGTCCTCAAATGTCTTTTTCTCCTCGAGCATCAGATACAAACCCAGACAACGCTCCCTACAGCTGACCGCGGGTCCTAATATAGTCTAACAGACACGCCCATTATCAGCATGACGACCAATGGGAGATGAGCGAGTGCTCATGTCTCTAACCAATAGGAGAGAAGCACAGCCCGCCCTCCGTTAGGTTTTGCTTTCCGAGGTTTAATGCAGATTCTCACTTTCGATTTTCGGACATCATCAGAggcagaaacataaacaaaacactttcTGTTGTTCATTAACTGGACGTTTCTTTGTACCTCAGACTGAACTAAAGAGACGATAATAAATGCTATTTTCACTATTTCTGTACACAAAAaggcattaaaatgtttttaatcttcatttttgaatataataaaagttATCTACTTTTTGtttacagcaacaacaacaacaataacaacaacaacaataataataataataataataataatatccagcCCTGCATAGACATTATTAAAAAGTTAATCATATAGTTGCGTGTTAGTGTACTAACTATATTTAAATGATAACATCACTTATATCTGAATATatgtattttgttattatatgtACATTATACATGAAAATCTGACCCCTAGCAGCACTTCATCTGTTCATATCTAGAGATATTTACTTACAATCAGGGTAAGTAACAGTAGTAAACATGCTGGCTTCATAGCTTTTGGCATCATGTCGATCTATTCTTAAAAACATTCTTCATGTTAATGACTCATTTATTGTCAGGTAATCTTTCACAGGTGTGTCAGTTCATATTACTGTGAAACAAAACTGCCTAAAGGTCAGACAATTATTTCTGGTAACTGTGAGATTAATGAGTAGTTACTGCGTactcataattattattaaattaaactttagATTGATCAATTGCAAAATATTAATCAGAAGTCAACTAGGACATAATGTACTCTGGAGTATGAATTTcaggaaaagaaaagtaaaagctCTATGGCTGGAATAAAAAGGTGACATTTTATTATGCAATATCCTTCagtatcttttttgttttttattattattatgtgtttttTGACATAAATCTGTGCTAAGAAGGTCATTTATAATTAAACCCCAGTGATCAACTCCACATTCACCTTGAACCTGACCTGTATACAGTAATAACTAAAACTTAATCAGTGatcatgtgtgttaatgtatagAGCAGTAAGATTAAGTAGGAACATGTTTATTGGAACAGTTTGTCTCACTGGATATTTTTGATCTCAGAGCTCTGAGTGCTTCAGCATGGTGGTTCACTCCTCTGTCTTCGGAAGAGGGATGTTTCCTATTGGAGAAGAAAGGaaagtgtttgttttgaatTATTACTGCCAGCAGCACAGTTGGTTTCTGCTTTGTGTATTTTACAGGTGTGCTGGAGAAAGGAAAGTGAAATTAGGTGTAAAGGTAATGGTGACGTGAAGGGGAATTCCAGTTTAAACGATCCACGCAACACATTCCTGAGCTGGGACTGTTATTGCACAATAGAGAAGGTGCCAGTAGGTGGCTTCAGAAAGGAAATCAAAACACAACACCAGGAAATAAAGGATCTGTTTCATTTGTCCAGAAATTCCAAGATTCCCCAAGATTATTTAGTCagcaattaaataattaagatTTAACTTACAAATTTCACCTCTTTGTATTTGGATATTTTATCATCATCTTGTTTATAACTCCTAAATCTTTCCAGACTTTTTAAGATATTTCTCTTTTCTAAGCACATAAAGCTCTGATGTGAGATAAATAATTTTAGCATAAGAGAACATATGGCTTGAAtatgaacctgtgtgtgtgtgtgtgtgtgtgtgtgtgtgtgtgtgtgtgtgtgtgtgtgtgtgtgtgtgtgtgtgtgtgtgtgtgtgtgtgtgtgtgtgtgtgtgtgtgtgtgtgtgattgagtttAGTTTGCTGACCTGGAGGTGCTACAAAATATTCCTCCTCTGTGATTCTGGAGCGTCGAAGAAGTTCCTCTGCGCAGTTTCCCTCAGTTACTGTGTCTTCTCTCAGATACAAAGCTCtaagacacaaagacaaactCTCTTGGATCTGTGCCTTATCACACTTATTGcaaaataacactataataataattacaacaaattttcatttttttaaaagatactGATATTGAGCtatgaaataaatctgaatcaATGTGACATTCCAAGGAAATCTcttttactgacacacacttttttaaatttgttgttaTTGCTTAGTGCCTGAAAAAGTGTACTTCAATGTATTTGAgtaaaaatataacacacacacacacgcacacacgcacgcacgcacgcacgcacgcacgcacgcacgcacgcacgcacgcacgcacgcacacacacacacacacacacacacacacacacacacctgtcctctTGAACAGAATCCATTGGTTCCACACCATCCGTGCCAACGACATGGAGCTGATCAGTGAAGCGGATGTATTTCTCCAGACACTCAACACCTTCCTGGTTGCCAAAGTCTACAAGAGCATCTCACCAACTAAAGAGCAAGTCTGTCCAACTCCGACTTAAGTAGGctgtagaacaaaacaggaaaaaattaACTTGACCAAAAGTGCCAGGACAAAAATCATGTTACCTGAAGACATTTCTATTATATGTGAAACAATATACAAAATGTTATATCTACAATATCAATGATATCTAGATAAACAAGGATggattttttaacatttttttaaaatacatatcaAGTATCTAGAGATACTATTTAAATTTCCTTCAgttattatagtttatttagGCTTTTATCTTGGGTAAAATGCAGATTTTCCAACTATGAAGGATATGAAGCCATTCAAAACCGTAATGACAGTATGAGCGTAGTCTTAGGTGGAATAGCTCTACAATAGAGTAGAAAGTAGTTTTGTATATTGCTAAAGGTAATCAGGCTACAACACCTAGTGGAGGTTCAGGGTTTTTATAAGATTGATATTCTTCTTTTggttatttatctttttattaggACCAAAAGACTAGCAGGTTACGCAAAAGATTCTCCTAAACTTGTGTTCTTATTTAAATCAAGTCAGTCTATTGTTATTTCTGTGTAGCTTTTGTTCGAGTTTTTCTGCTAAGCTACAGGTTACATTTCTTCCCAGTAATTGTGAGTTCGGTCTGCAACAAGGATTCACTCTGCTGCTTCAGTAAAGCTTTTTTTACAGTAAGGTATGAGAtttctttgcttattttttCATGTCCCATCAGTTAACCAGTAATTAACTGCTACAGTGATTAAATCTCTTCAGTTCGATTCAAGCCCTGCATTACTCCTTACTTAAGTTTATAAGACCACATCATATATCAACATActcacaaaaaatatttaaaaaaatatttcatgcaCAAAAATCACGAGTCGTATGTATTGAATAACTAATTTTAGAATTGACTTTAAGAATATTCGCCTATCTTGAGACTCAACATTCTAATTATCTGACagattataaacatttgtaaattcaATTGCTGATGtgaactgaaaagaaaatgtggaTAAAAAGAAGACCTTTTAATATAGTGTTGTTGTCCTTCATCTTAGACtttacacaaacagaaaaaaaaaactatttaataaataaaaataaattttt encodes:
- the LOC113638705 gene encoding polyubiquitin 12-like; this translates as MELIIKVLSGETKTVKVNPGDTIGALKQKVAQIFNARPSRLRLSVTNGCVVQLDNDQETVSSYGLSSGATVMLLISNSPVPLQVFVKNEKGQMKTYDITDDETVDQLMKKVRQKDRVPEDQQRLIYSGRQLESGRKLQDYGIVSGSTIHMTLRLRGG